One Halovivax ruber XH-70 genomic region harbors:
- a CDS encoding TlpA family protein disulfide reductase, giving the protein MIVRRRELIAGGAALATLGGAGALAVTDWQPGSDDGGVEPVELAAISGQGEEGDTVTVPERGRVSLVELFATSCDVCSRQMAPLGRVAERVGDDVQVVSVTNEPLGGTVTRADVADWWTAHEGTWPVAHDADLDLTSALNAVSVPYTVVLDAENRVDWRHSGYADHATLLARLEEARA; this is encoded by the coding sequence ATGATCGTGCGACGACGCGAGCTGATTGCAGGCGGCGCTGCACTGGCCACCCTTGGCGGTGCAGGCGCGCTGGCCGTCACCGACTGGCAACCCGGGTCTGACGACGGGGGAGTCGAGCCGGTCGAACTCGCGGCGATCTCCGGGCAGGGCGAGGAGGGGGACACCGTTACCGTCCCCGAGCGCGGTCGAGTGAGTCTGGTCGAGCTGTTCGCGACCTCGTGTGACGTCTGTTCGCGCCAGATGGCGCCGCTCGGCCGCGTCGCAGAGCGCGTCGGCGACGACGTCCAGGTCGTCTCGGTGACGAACGAGCCCCTCGGCGGGACGGTCACCCGGGCGGACGTCGCCGACTGGTGGACCGCTCACGAGGGTACCTGGCCCGTCGCCCACGACGCAGACCTCGACCTCACGAGTGCGCTGAACGCCGTGAGCGTCCCGTACACGGTCGTTCTCGACGCCGAGAACAGGGTCGACTGGCGCCACAGCGGCTACGCCGACCACGCGACCCTGCTCGCCCGGCTCGAGGAGGCCCGGGCGTGA
- a CDS encoding DUF7560 family zinc ribbon protein — translation MKEYEFTCPACGQQIEINGPMRTAILSNGCPICSTSVSDDSFAPA, via the coding sequence ATGAAGGAGTACGAGTTCACGTGCCCGGCGTGCGGCCAGCAGATCGAGATCAACGGGCCGATGCGGACGGCAATCCTGTCGAACGGCTGCCCCATCTGTTCGACATCCGTCAGTGACGACAGTTTCGCCCCCGCGTGA
- a CDS encoding pyridoxamine 5'-phosphate oxidase family protein, which yields MSLARETEMTAGELDEFLGGQETGVLSLARDDEPYAIPISYGYDPDERVFYLRLVSTPESEKREYLSSSPRARLVVYDETDAESSYRSVVAVGSLTEVPPEELTVDRIEQYGEAKRPLFEIWANSKPDLDIQLYTLEPVDLSGRRTEIDRTESE from the coding sequence ATGTCACTCGCACGGGAAACGGAAATGACGGCGGGCGAACTGGACGAGTTCCTCGGCGGGCAGGAGACCGGGGTCCTCTCGCTCGCTCGCGACGACGAACCCTACGCGATTCCGATCTCGTACGGCTACGATCCGGACGAGCGCGTGTTCTATCTGCGGCTGGTCTCGACGCCAGAGAGCGAGAAGCGTGAGTACCTCTCCTCGTCGCCGCGGGCCAGGCTGGTGGTCTACGACGAGACGGACGCCGAATCGAGTTACCGAAGCGTCGTCGCCGTCGGCTCGCTGACGGAAGTGCCGCCGGAGGAACTTACCGTCGACCGAATCGAGCAGTACGGCGAGGCGAAGCGACCGCTCTTCGAGATCTGGGCGAACTCGAAGCCGGATCTCGATATCCAGCTCTACACGCTCGAACCGGTGGATCTGAGTGGGCGACGAACCGAGATCGATCGGACGGAAAGCGAGTGA
- a CDS encoding helix-turn-helix domain-containing protein, with the protein MGEGIRATVAITAPDGCPIARESARTGSVIDQTSTSVSPAASSGSVTEYLAAADEPAVNAETEDGGPDADTASADAESATDATSTADEPTDGAVFSYGSTAIYRTSHEESDDCPCACLGSHGCPVHRYVADDGELTLVFHAESFDQLQDVMGDLRDRFPSVDVRRLLQPPLEGTPDDGVFVNRGKLTDRQREVLETAYENGYFERPRGANASELAAELGISQSTFTEHLVTAQRKLLDDVLDPSA; encoded by the coding sequence ATGGGCGAGGGAATACGTGCGACGGTCGCGATCACGGCGCCCGACGGCTGTCCGATCGCCCGGGAGTCGGCGCGGACGGGCTCGGTCATCGACCAGACGTCGACGAGCGTCTCACCGGCCGCCTCGAGTGGGAGCGTCACCGAATACCTCGCTGCGGCGGACGAACCTGCCGTCAACGCCGAGACAGAGGATGGTGGCCCCGACGCCGACACTGCGTCTGCGGACGCCGAATCCGCCACAGACGCGACGTCCACTGCGGACGAACCCACCGACGGTGCCGTATTCTCGTACGGATCGACCGCGATCTACCGCACGTCCCACGAGGAATCCGACGACTGTCCGTGCGCGTGTCTCGGGTCCCACGGCTGTCCCGTCCATCGATACGTCGCGGACGACGGGGAGTTGACGCTCGTCTTCCACGCCGAATCGTTCGACCAGTTGCAGGACGTGATGGGTGACCTCAGGGACCGATTCCCGTCGGTCGACGTCAGACGGCTGCTCCAGCCACCGCTCGAGGGGACGCCCGACGACGGCGTCTTCGTCAACCGGGGGAAACTCACCGACCGACAGCGGGAGGTGCTCGAAACCGCCTACGAGAACGGCTACTTCGAACGGCCCAGGGGAGCCAACGCGTCGGAACTCGCGGCCGAACTCGGTATCTCACAGTCGACGTTCACCGAACACCTCGTCACCGCCCAGCGCAAACTGCTCGACGACGTGCTCGATCCGAGTGCGTAA
- a CDS encoding DUF7560 family zinc ribbon protein: METPQHSTFVCPECASSFVVDDDKRAALVEHGCVRCGTALTPDAFA; the protein is encoded by the coding sequence ATGGAAACTCCCCAGCACTCGACGTTCGTCTGTCCGGAGTGTGCGTCGTCGTTCGTCGTGGACGACGACAAGCGAGCGGCGCTCGTCGAACACGGGTGCGTGCGCTGTGGCACCGCACTCACCCCCGACGCGTTCGCCTGA
- a CDS encoding ArsR/SmtB family transcription factor, translating into MSQSMQAPTQTPKTPYSTTTPDYDVAAVVSAFDDPACRQILEATSDEARSAKEIAETTDLALSTTYRKLDELEETGLLEDGLRLRRSGNHTAEYTACLDEFVLSVSPEDGVQLRIAEGESVDGVGAI; encoded by the coding sequence ATGAGCCAATCCATGCAGGCGCCGACCCAGACCCCGAAGACGCCCTACTCGACGACCACTCCCGACTACGACGTCGCCGCCGTCGTCAGTGCGTTCGACGACCCGGCCTGCCGGCAGATCCTCGAAGCGACCAGCGACGAGGCCCGTTCCGCGAAAGAGATCGCCGAGACCACCGACCTGGCACTCTCGACGACCTACCGAAAACTCGACGAGCTCGAAGAGACGGGCCTCCTCGAAGACGGACTGCGCCTCCGACGCTCCGGCAACCACACGGCCGAGTACACCGCGTGTCTCGACGAGTTCGTCCTCTCGGTCTCCCCCGAAGACGGCGTTCAATTGCGCATCGCCGAGGGAGAATCCGTCGACGGCGTCGGCGCAATCTAG
- a CDS encoding universal stress protein, with product MYRVLLPLDEDEDRALAQAQYVADLPNASESVEAIALFVFHGEGEDLPDELKQFNSATRVGSVREATEHLDERGIETTVVEDSGDTVADILGVADEYDVDSIVLGGRKRSPVGKALFGSVAQSVILETDRPVVVTGGNHD from the coding sequence ATGTATCGCGTCCTGTTACCACTCGACGAAGACGAAGACCGTGCGCTCGCCCAGGCACAGTACGTCGCCGACCTCCCGAACGCGAGTGAGTCGGTCGAAGCGATCGCGCTCTTCGTCTTCCACGGCGAGGGCGAAGACCTCCCCGACGAACTGAAGCAGTTCAACTCGGCGACGCGCGTCGGGTCGGTGCGGGAGGCGACCGAGCATCTGGACGAACGGGGTATCGAGACGACGGTCGTCGAGGATAGCGGGGACACGGTCGCGGACATCCTCGGCGTCGCCGACGAGTACGACGTCGACTCGATCGTCCTCGGCGGTCGCAAACGCTCCCCCGTCGGGAAGGCACTCTTCGGGAGCGTCGCCCAGTCGGTCATCCTGGAGACGGATCGGCCGGTCGTCGTCACCGGCGGGAACCACGACTGA
- a CDS encoding ABC transporter ATP-binding protein — translation MDAVTLDGLTKDYGEVLANDDVSFAVETGEIFGYLGPNGAGKTTTIRMLLGLISPTDGSATVLGADVRDESALIEARRRIGYLPDDPQFDETATGQEIIDLHASIKGDQRSDELVELFEPPLDRAIREYSHGNVRKLGLVLTFMHDPELVILDEPTGGLDPLMKQRFGEFLRRESENGLTVLFSSHILGEVRRLCDRVAIIRQGRLVTVEPVESLLERSGKVVRLVAADAIPQSALAGVDGVHELAAGVAGAAVGPATGDETGGTAWTDSAGAGGEGIAAEADADEHFHEYTFTYTGEMDALLARLGEYSLHDCTIEEAPLEDVFLRFYGDESSETGSRASPPASDATGGASH, via the coding sequence ATGGACGCGGTCACGCTGGACGGACTGACGAAGGATTACGGCGAGGTGCTCGCGAACGACGACGTCTCGTTCGCCGTCGAGACCGGCGAGATCTTCGGCTATCTGGGGCCGAACGGGGCCGGCAAGACGACGACTATCCGGATGCTCCTCGGTCTCATCTCGCCGACGGACGGCTCGGCGACGGTGCTCGGCGCCGACGTACGCGACGAATCGGCGCTCATCGAGGCCCGCCGCCGGATCGGCTACCTGCCCGACGACCCGCAGTTCGACGAGACGGCGACCGGCCAGGAGATTATCGACCTCCACGCCAGCATCAAGGGTGATCAGCGGAGCGACGAACTGGTCGAACTGTTCGAGCCGCCGCTCGATCGCGCCATCCGTGAGTACTCCCACGGCAACGTCCGCAAGCTGGGGCTCGTACTCACGTTCATGCACGATCCCGAGCTGGTTATCCTGGACGAGCCGACGGGCGGACTCGACCCACTCATGAAACAGCGCTTCGGCGAGTTCCTCCGCCGGGAGAGCGAGAACGGCCTCACCGTGTTGTTCTCCTCGCACATCCTCGGCGAGGTCAGGCGCCTCTGCGACCGCGTCGCCATCATCCGGCAGGGCCGGCTGGTTACCGTCGAGCCGGTCGAATCGCTGCTCGAACGCAGCGGCAAGGTCGTCCGGCTGGTCGCCGCAGACGCGATTCCACAGTCGGCGCTCGCGGGCGTAGACGGCGTCCACGAGCTGGCGGCTGGCGTCGCCGGGGCGGCGGTCGGACCCGCCACAGGCGACGAGACGGGCGGGACGGCCTGGACGGACAGCGCGGGTGCTGGTGGTGAGGGGATCGCCGCCGAAGCCGACGCGGACGAGCACTTCCACGAGTATACCTTCACGTACACGGGCGAGATGGACGCGCTGCTCGCGCGCCTCGGTGAGTACTCGCTGCACGACTGCACGATCGAGGAGGCGCCGCTCGAGGACGTCTTCCTCAGATTCTACGGCGACGAATCCAGTGAGACCGGGTCACGTGCGTCGCCGCCCGCTTCCGACGCCACCGGAGGTGCGTCGCACTGA
- a CDS encoding ABC transporter permease subunit, whose translation MELATYYGRNRVRGSVYLALAMSLLAAMVIWVYPSFADAFGEDELLEAYPPQVLQVFDIETMGSIEGFLSFELYTFGWVILLGLYLAYLAAGTIADDIDRERTDILLTLPISRASVVAQTFAALAVPIVAVNVITPIVVYVSTRLVDHPIGAADLAAVHALSIPYLFACAAIGLLASVVADRAAIAQRVALGAIFGLYMLESLLEGTDYEAVGAISPTRYFDPNAILLDAEYDLVGAGILVAGTLVLVVVSQLWFRRRDV comes from the coding sequence ATGGAGCTCGCTACCTATTACGGACGGAATCGAGTTCGCGGGAGTGTCTACCTCGCCCTCGCCATGTCGCTGCTCGCGGCGATGGTGATCTGGGTCTACCCCTCGTTCGCCGACGCCTTCGGCGAGGACGAGTTGCTAGAGGCCTATCCCCCGCAGGTCCTCCAGGTGTTCGACATCGAGACGATGGGATCGATCGAGGGGTTCCTCTCGTTCGAACTGTACACGTTCGGCTGGGTGATCCTCCTCGGGCTGTACCTCGCGTATCTGGCCGCCGGGACGATCGCCGACGACATCGACCGCGAGCGGACCGACATCCTGCTCACGCTGCCGATTTCGCGAGCCAGCGTCGTCGCCCAGACGTTCGCCGCGCTGGCCGTCCCGATCGTCGCCGTCAACGTGATCACGCCGATCGTCGTCTACGTCAGTACCCGGCTGGTCGACCATCCGATCGGCGCTGCGGACCTCGCCGCAGTGCACGCCCTCTCGATCCCGTACCTCTTCGCCTGCGCGGCGATCGGCCTGCTCGCCTCCGTCGTCGCCGATCGGGCCGCCATCGCCCAGCGGGTCGCCCTGGGCGCCATCTTCGGGCTCTACATGCTCGAATCGCTCCTGGAAGGGACCGACTACGAGGCCGTCGGCGCCATCTCGCCGACGCGGTACTTCGACCCGAACGCGATCCTCCTGGACGCCGAGTACGACCTCGTCGGCGCGGGGATCCTCGTCGCCGGAACGCTCGTCCTCGTCGTCGTCTCGCAGCTGTGGTTCCGACGGCGGGACGTGTGA
- a CDS encoding universal stress protein, which yields MFERILVPTDGSPHATTAIEDAIELAADQDATLHALSVADSGPLGDVRLPGEAANPSEALAERAQGFVDDAVERAEAAGVEATGTIRNGPPSSEILDYAREIDADVIVMGSRGRGGLHRMAVGSVADHVIRFGEFRVLVVDAGEDATDT from the coding sequence ATGTTCGAACGGATTCTGGTGCCGACCGACGGCAGCCCCCACGCGACGACCGCTATCGAGGACGCCATCGAACTCGCGGCCGATCAGGACGCCACCCTGCACGCACTCTCCGTCGCCGACAGCGGCCCGCTCGGCGACGTGCGCCTGCCCGGCGAGGCGGCGAATCCGAGCGAGGCACTGGCCGAACGGGCGCAGGGCTTCGTCGACGACGCCGTCGAACGGGCCGAAGCGGCAGGCGTCGAGGCCACCGGAACGATCCGGAACGGCCCGCCGTCGTCGGAGATCCTCGACTACGCCCGCGAGATCGACGCGGACGTCATCGTCATGGGGAGCCGCGGTCGCGGCGGCCTCCACCGCATGGCCGTCGGGAGCGTCGCCGATCACGTCATCCGGTTCGGCGAGTTCCGCGTTCTCGTCGTCGACGCCGGCGAGGACGCCACCGACACGTGA
- a CDS encoding NAD(P)/FAD-dependent oxidoreductase, with product MNGETMSEPSAETDESVRDVVIVGSGVAGLSAAVYAARADLEPLVLEGPEPGGQLTLTTDVENYLGFPEGVGGMELIQRGKEQAQAFGAEFAHETVEDATLDDRPFTLELASGEHLRTRALIVATGASARWVGADGEDELMGYGLSTCATCDGAFHRGDDVLVIGGGDSAMEEALFLTKFAESVTVVHRREELRASDIMADRAREHDDISFRWNTELLEICGSQEDGVTGATLVSHPEGYPKERYEDGEDVTKETVDVGGIFYGVGHVPNTDFLTETPVPLTESGHLDTLTGMTTETAVEGVFGAGDVMDPDYRQAITSAGTGSMAALDAEEWLDTVDAVTELTEAPISAD from the coding sequence ATGAACGGTGAGACGATGAGCGAACCGTCAGCCGAGACTGACGAGTCCGTCCGCGACGTCGTCATCGTCGGCTCCGGCGTCGCCGGCCTCTCGGCCGCGGTCTACGCCGCCCGCGCCGACCTCGAGCCGCTGGTCCTCGAAGGGCCGGAGCCGGGCGGGCAGCTCACGCTGACGACCGACGTCGAGAACTATCTCGGCTTCCCCGAGGGCGTCGGCGGCATGGAGCTGATTCAACGGGGCAAAGAGCAGGCACAGGCATTCGGCGCCGAGTTCGCCCACGAGACCGTCGAGGACGCGACGCTCGACGATCGGCCGTTCACGCTCGAACTGGCCTCCGGCGAGCACCTCCGGACCCGCGCGCTGATCGTCGCCACTGGTGCGAGTGCCCGCTGGGTCGGCGCCGACGGCGAGGACGAGCTGATGGGCTACGGCCTCTCGACGTGTGCGACCTGTGACGGCGCGTTCCACCGCGGCGACGACGTCCTCGTGATCGGCGGGGGCGACTCGGCGATGGAGGAGGCGCTCTTCCTCACGAAGTTCGCCGAGAGCGTGACGGTCGTCCACCGTCGCGAGGAACTGCGCGCCTCCGACATCATGGCCGATCGCGCCCGCGAGCACGACGACATTTCGTTCCGCTGGAACACGGAACTCCTCGAGATCTGTGGCTCCCAGGAAGACGGTGTCACCGGCGCGACGCTGGTCTCTCACCCCGAGGGCTACCCGAAGGAACGCTACGAGGACGGCGAGGACGTCACGAAAGAGACCGTCGACGTCGGCGGCATCTTCTACGGCGTCGGCCACGTCCCGAACACGGACTTCCTCACGGAGACGCCCGTGCCGCTCACGGAGTCCGGACACCTCGACACGCTCACGGGCATGACGACCGAGACGGCCGTCGAGGGCGTTTTCGGCGCCGGCGACGTGATGGACCCCGACTACCGGCAGGCGATCACCTCCGCCGGGACCGGCAGCATGGCCGCACTCGACGCCGAGGAGTGGCTCGACACGGTCGACGCCGTGACCGAGCTGACCGAGGCCCCGATCTCGGCCGACTGA
- the trxA gene encoding thioredoxin, with protein sequence MTTETTATNETGTDEPVYIDDQEHLDSVVAENDVVLTDFYADWCGPCKMIEPALEKLAAETDAVIAKVDVDAHQPLAAEYGVRGVPTLVLFADGEQAEQVTGALPEDRLRDLIEGYTAA encoded by the coding sequence ATGACAACCGAGACGACCGCAACCAACGAGACAGGCACCGACGAACCCGTCTATATCGACGACCAGGAGCATCTGGATAGCGTCGTCGCCGAGAACGACGTGGTCCTCACGGACTTCTACGCGGACTGGTGTGGGCCCTGCAAGATGATCGAACCGGCTCTCGAGAAACTCGCCGCCGAGACCGACGCCGTAATCGCGAAGGTCGACGTCGACGCCCACCAGCCACTGGCTGCCGAGTACGGCGTCCGTGGCGTTCCGACGCTCGTACTCTTCGCCGACGGCGAGCAGGCTGAGCAGGTGACCGGCGCGCTGCCGGAGGACCGGCTCCGCGACCTGATCGAGGGTTACACCGCGGCATGA
- a CDS encoding CPBP family intramembrane glutamic endopeptidase, with the protein MSLLRDRVGRHPVAAFFALAYAISWLGFLPSALGVDEVFGGLNLLVAQFGPAIAGGVVLGYTGGSVRAWIGRIGRWRVPVRWWIATLATPVVLFGLTDVGFALLGYDPVLARLPDPLTTYLPTLVGLSLLAGLGEEPGWRGFALPRLQSRYGPIGATLLLGVVWAVWHLPVFFVDPRSSHGITDPVVLGGLVLLTAVGIVGYAFFYTWIYNHTGSVLLMMVLHGGFNTATVHLVPFSDELVFGPTYTTLLSVQVGVLLAGVVAIVALTGGRLGYAPDAEGADA; encoded by the coding sequence ATGTCACTGCTTCGCGACCGAGTCGGCCGACATCCGGTCGCGGCCTTCTTCGCGCTGGCCTACGCCATCTCCTGGCTCGGATTCCTTCCGTCGGCCCTCGGCGTCGACGAGGTATTCGGGGGGCTGAACCTGCTCGTCGCCCAGTTCGGGCCGGCGATCGCCGGTGGCGTCGTCCTCGGGTACACGGGCGGCTCCGTCCGGGCCTGGATCGGCCGTATCGGCCGCTGGCGCGTGCCCGTCCGGTGGTGGATCGCAACGCTCGCGACCCCGGTGGTGCTCTTCGGGCTGACGGACGTCGGCTTCGCGCTCCTGGGGTACGATCCCGTGCTGGCGCGGCTGCCCGACCCGTTGACGACGTACCTGCCGACCCTCGTCGGCCTCTCGTTACTGGCCGGACTCGGCGAGGAACCTGGGTGGCGCGGGTTCGCGCTGCCGCGACTGCAGTCACGGTACGGGCCCATCGGCGCGACGCTGCTGCTGGGGGTCGTCTGGGCGGTCTGGCACCTGCCGGTGTTCTTCGTCGATCCGCGATCGAGTCACGGCATCACCGATCCGGTCGTCCTCGGCGGGCTGGTCCTGCTCACGGCGGTCGGGATCGTCGGCTACGCGTTCTTCTACACCTGGATCTACAACCATACGGGGAGCGTCCTCCTGATGATGGTGCTACACGGCGGCTTCAACACGGCCACGGTCCACCTCGTCCCGTTCTCCGACGAGCTCGTCTTCGGACCCACGTACACGACCCTGCTTTCTGTTCAGGTGGGCGTCCTCCTCGCTGGAGTCGTCGCCATCGTCGCGCTGACCGGCGGTCGACTGGGCTACGCCCCCGACGCGGAGGGCGCGGATGCGTAG
- a CDS encoding MBL fold metallo-hydrolase gives MSKTIESDPTIDPDEVAARRDDDDFYVLDVRREEDFDEWHVEGSTNLPIYDDLLENDLSGLEAAIDDIPQDDEVTVVCAAGVTSATAAAHLREHGFDARSMADGMTGWGQVHVAYPVDGDGTRVSEPTTTDAPSVDGVTQVVRPGTGCVSYLVEAGDEAVVVDPSLYVDEYRALADERDVEIVAAVDTHAHADHVSGGRVMAQEWGIPYYLHEGDGGELEDFESVADGDSIPVGDRTLDVLHTPGHTPGSISLRWEDGLLSGDTLFIRSVGRPDLEGNTEADVREGATELFSSLETLAALPDDTAVLPGHMSDEEIRPLATTLGELEAENDLFGEDDQEAFIQTIVDGLSDEPANYNRIKAINWGEEALTEEAESLELGPNNCAAN, from the coding sequence ATGAGCAAGACAATCGAATCCGATCCGACGATCGACCCCGACGAAGTGGCCGCTCGCCGCGACGACGACGATTTCTACGTCCTCGACGTCCGACGTGAGGAGGACTTCGACGAGTGGCACGTCGAGGGGAGCACGAACCTCCCGATCTACGACGATCTCCTGGAGAACGACCTCTCGGGACTCGAGGCCGCCATCGACGACATCCCGCAGGACGACGAGGTCACCGTCGTCTGTGCCGCAGGCGTCACCTCGGCCACCGCGGCCGCACACCTCCGCGAGCACGGCTTCGACGCCCGCTCGATGGCCGACGGAATGACCGGCTGGGGCCAGGTCCACGTAGCCTACCCAGTCGACGGTGACGGGACACGCGTCAGCGAGCCGACCACGACCGACGCGCCGTCGGTCGACGGCGTCACGCAGGTCGTCCGACCCGGAACGGGGTGTGTCTCCTACCTCGTCGAAGCCGGTGACGAGGCCGTCGTCGTCGACCCGAGCCTCTACGTCGACGAGTACCGCGCCCTCGCCGACGAGCGAGACGTCGAAATCGTCGCCGCAGTCGACACGCACGCCCACGCCGACCACGTCAGCGGCGGGCGCGTCATGGCCCAGGAGTGGGGAATCCCGTACTACCTCCACGAGGGAGACGGCGGCGAGCTCGAGGACTTCGAGTCGGTCGCAGACGGCGACTCGATCCCCGTCGGCGACCGCACGCTCGACGTACTCCACACACCCGGTCACACGCCCGGCAGCATCTCGCTACGCTGGGAAGACGGCCTCCTCTCGGGTGACACGCTGTTCATCCGCAGCGTCGGCCGGCCCGACCTCGAAGGCAACACGGAGGCCGACGTCCGCGAGGGCGCGACCGAACTCTTCTCGAGCCTCGAGACCCTCGCCGCGTTACCCGACGACACCGCCGTCCTGCCGGGCCACATGAGCGACGAGGAAATCCGCCCGCTCGCGACGACGCTCGGCGAACTCGAGGCCGAGAACGACCTCTTCGGCGAAGACGACCAGGAAGCCTTTATCCAGACAATCGTCGACGGCCTCTCCGACGAACCCGCGAACTACAACCGGATCAAGGCGATCAACTGGGGCGAGGAAGCGCTGACCGAAGAGGCCGAATCGCTCGAACTCGGCCCGAACAACTGCGCGGCGAACTAG
- a CDS encoding DUF2243 domain-containing protein, producing the protein MSTDRSEETWLGVRERAAPSIRAGIVLGVGLGGFFDGIVLHQVLQVHHMVSSRVAPTDVAGLEVNVLADGLFHVGTYLFTIVGVVLLSRAWRHSDVSVTGRTLLGSVLMGFGLFNLVEGVVDHHLLVLHRVWPAGPGPPILWDALFVLSGVALLVGGYAIVRSDSAVVSGR; encoded by the coding sequence ATGTCGACCGATCGATCCGAGGAAACGTGGCTGGGCGTTCGCGAGCGGGCGGCACCGTCGATCCGGGCAGGGATCGTCCTCGGCGTCGGTCTCGGCGGCTTCTTCGACGGGATCGTCCTCCATCAGGTGCTGCAGGTCCACCACATGGTGTCGTCACGCGTCGCCCCAACCGACGTGGCGGGGCTCGAAGTGAACGTCCTCGCCGATGGGCTTTTCCACGTCGGCACGTACCTGTTCACGATCGTCGGGGTCGTCCTGCTCTCTCGCGCCTGGCGGCACTCGGATGTCTCGGTGACCGGGCGAACACTCCTCGGCTCCGTGCTGATGGGCTTCGGCCTCTTCAACCTCGTCGAGGGGGTCGTCGACCACCACCTCCTCGTCCTGCACCGCGTCTGGCCGGCGGGGCCGGGTCCTCCCATTCTCTGGGACGCGCTCTTTGTGCTGTCCGGCGTGGCCTTGCTCGTCGGCGGTTACGCGATCGTCCGCTCGGACTCGGCCGTCGTCTCCGGGCGGTAA
- a CDS encoding DsbA family protein produces MALDSKSRRAVVAGGVLALGGSGLFLASSGEEDAASDPISPTMHGSEETTPVGVDLTGKPILGQPDASLELYYWTDFQCPFCETFERETLPDLVRSHVESGQVRIVFVPIAVFGEDSLTAAIAARCVWEHVREDDPAAYWDWHEAIFARQDGKNTGWADAGNLVSYTREVDGVDADRLQTCLADDRARYQSMVESDVEFAASFGVSGTPSFLVSNADTREQSFLVGAQPLERFTAAIDDVES; encoded by the coding sequence ATGGCGCTCGATTCGAAATCCAGGCGCGCGGTCGTGGCCGGTGGTGTGCTCGCCCTCGGCGGGAGCGGTCTCTTTCTCGCGAGTTCCGGCGAGGAGGACGCCGCTTCCGACCCGATCTCACCGACGATGCACGGGAGCGAGGAAACCACGCCGGTCGGTGTCGATCTGACGGGCAAGCCGATCCTCGGCCAGCCGGACGCGTCGCTCGAACTGTACTACTGGACCGACTTCCAGTGTCCGTTCTGTGAGACGTTCGAACGGGAGACGCTTCCCGACCTGGTCAGGTCCCACGTCGAGTCAGGGCAGGTTCGCATCGTGTTCGTCCCGATCGCGGTCTTCGGCGAGGACTCGTTGACGGCGGCGATCGCTGCACGCTGCGTCTGGGAACACGTGCGCGAAGACGACCCTGCCGCCTACTGGGACTGGCACGAGGCGATCTTCGCTCGACAGGACGGGAAGAACACCGGCTGGGCGGACGCCGGAAACCTCGTCTCGTACACACGCGAGGTCGACGGCGTCGACGCCGATCGACTGCAGACCTGCCTCGCCGACGACCGGGCCCGGTACCAGTCGATGGTCGAATCGGACGTCGAGTTCGCCGCGTCGTTCGGCGTGTCCGGGACCCCGTCGTTCCTGGTGTCGAACGCCGATACCCGTGAACAGAGTTTTCTCGTCGGTGCCCAACCCCTGGAGCGATTTACCGCGGCGATCGACGACGTCGAGTCGTGA
- a CDS encoding winged helix-turn-helix domain-containing protein, giving the protein MAREPDPAALFDVLADDYARRMLAAADGSPKTAKALSDACDASLSTIYRRLSMLDEHDLIDERTTIGPDGAHRREYETALEGLAIDLADGEFQVTVETADDLADSFTDLWTDLRDETP; this is encoded by the coding sequence ATGGCCAGAGAGCCCGATCCGGCGGCGCTCTTCGACGTCCTCGCGGACGACTACGCCCGCCGGATGCTCGCCGCCGCGGACGGGTCGCCGAAGACGGCGAAGGCACTCAGCGACGCCTGCGACGCCTCACTGTCGACGATCTACCGGCGGCTCTCGATGCTCGACGAACACGATCTGATCGACGAGCGAACGACCATCGGGCCGGACGGTGCGCACCGACGGGAGTACGAGACCGCTCTGGAGGGACTGGCCATCGATCTCGCCGACGGTGAGTTCCAGGTCACCGTGGAGACGGCCGACGACCTCGCCGATTCGTTCACCGACCTCTGGACCGACCTTCGTGACGAAACGCCGTAA